One window from the genome of Toxotes jaculatrix isolate fToxJac2 chromosome 17, fToxJac2.pri, whole genome shotgun sequence encodes:
- the si:dkey-87k14.1 gene encoding leucine-rich repeat transmembrane protein FLRT2, translated as MTVLWEFSNPSFLSFLSLIWFLYFLDPFEMELQWRLWNKDWATFIRPWIPILLGLHLQFSRASNCPEECRCDRTFIYCNERSLTSVPLGIGEGYKTLYLHNNQINNAGFPLELHHVASVETVYLYGNQLDEFPINLPKNVRVLHLQENNIQTISRAALAQLLWLEELHLDDNSISTVGVEEGAFREAVSLKMLFLTKNHLSSVPIGLPDDLKELRLDENRIAVIAEEAFRNVTRLERLLLDGNLLTDEGITPGTFQDLVTLRELSLARNSLTYPPPFLPGEVLVKLNFQENQINQIPVGAFAQLHKLEKLDISNNQLQSLTQGVFDDLVSLRQLTVRNNHWMCDCSIKWVVSWLKSLPASLNVRGFMCHKPEKFRGMVIRELSSELVQCPQSTVTAHLFTSPSNSALIPSLSSSTDSPLVTQYVSSSSRQPFPTLSNVYPIFTTREGGLRTKQPLDPRRETVQVTFAILNGSAIHVSWVAPFPVTAYKVTWARMGPSLTGDTVRERIVGGDHRGIRLANLEPKSTYRICVIPLDAFNNYRPKDDTVCTEAMTTPASFSPDNNKRPSGPEQATQQEPSSPFLLAGLIGGAVIVVLVVLLSIFCWHMHKKSRSKSSTNWKYNRGRRKDDYCEAGTKKDNSILEMTETSFQIVSLNNEQLLKGDLRIQHIYTPNGGIGFRDCPLGNNSTVYCKNNVQDADSCGT; from the coding sequence ATGACTGTTCTGTGGGAATTTTCAAATCCCAGTTTCTTATCATTTTTGTCTCTGATTtggtttctgtattttttgGATCCCTTTGAAATGGAGTTACAGTGGCGTTTATGGAATAAGGACTGGGCCACTTTTATAAGGCCGTGGATACCTATACTGTTAGGCCTTCACCTCCAGTTCTCCCGGGCCTCCAACTGTCCCGAGGAGTGCCGCTGTGATCGCACCTTTATTTACTGCAACGAGCGGAGCCTGACCTCAGTGCCTCTGGGAATTGGTGAGGGTTATAAGACCCTCTACCTCCACAACAACCAAATCAATAACGCTGGCTTTCCCTTGGAGCTCCACCACGTGGCTTCTGTGGAAACTGTTTATCTCTATGGCAACCAGCTGGATGAATTCCCCATTAACCTGCCCAAAAATGTGAGGGTTCTCCATCTGCAAGAGAACAACATTCAGACTATCTCTAGAGCGGCTCTGGCTCAGCTTCTTTGGCTGGAGGAGCTGCATTTGGATGATAACTCCATTTCTACAGTAGGGGTGGAGGAAGGGGCCTTCCGTGAGGCAGTGAGCCTGAAGATGCTCTTCCTCACTAAAAACCACCTCAGCAGCGTGCCTATTGGTCTTCCAGATGATCTGAAAGAGTTGCGATTGGATGAGAACCGAATTGCAGTAATCGCAGAGGAAGCATTTAGGAATGTCACCCGGCTAGAGCGCCTCCTGTTGGATGGAAACCTGTTGACAGATGAAGGGATTACACCAGGAACCTTTCAGGATCTGGTCACTCTAAGAGAGCTATCCCTAGCCCGCAACTCGCTCACATATCCTCCCCCATTCCTCCCAGGGGAGGTGCTTGTCAAATTGAACTTCCAGGAAAATCAGATAAACCAGATCCCTGTTGGGGCATTCGCACAGTTGCACAAGCTGGAGAAACTGGATATTTCAAACAACCAGCTGCAGTCACTGACACAGGGAGTCTTTGATGACCTCGTCAGTCTCAGACAGCTGACTGTTCGGAACAACCATTGGATGTGTGACTGTAGCATCAAATGGGTGGTGTCATGGCTTAAATCTCTGCCAGCTTCGCTTAATGTGCGTGGCTTCATGTGCCATAAACCTGAAAAGTTCCGGGGCATGGTGATTAGGGAGCTGAGTTCTGAGCTGGTCCAGTGCCCACAGAGCACAGTGACTGCTCACCTGTTCACCTCACCGTCTAACTCTGCTCTGATCCCATCCCTGTCATCTTCAACAGACTCCCCTTTAGTCACTCAGtatgtttcctcctcctccaggcaACCCTTCCCCACATTATCCAACGTCTATCCTATCTTTACAACCAGAGAGGGGGGCTTGAGGACTAAGCAACCTCTGGATCCCCGGAGGGAGACAGTGCAAGTCACATTTGCCATACTGAATGGCTCTGCTATCCACGTCAGCTGGGTGGCCCCCTTTCCAGTCACTGCCTACAAGGTGACCTGGGCCAGAATGGGCCCCAGTCTGACAGGGGACACCGTCAGGGAAAGGATAGTGGGTGGGGATCACCGGGGGATCCGACTGGCTAACCTCGAGCCAAAGTCCACCTATCGGATCTGTGTCATTCCCTTGGATGCATTTAATAATTACCGGCCCAAAGACGACACTGTGTGCACTGAAGCCATGACCACGCCAGCCTCATTCAGCCCCGACAACAACAAAAGACCATCAGGGCCCGAGCAGGCCACACAACAAGAACCCAGCTCGCCTTTCTTGCTGGCCGGGCTGATCGGCGGGGCGGTGATTGTGGTGCTGGTGGTTCTCCTCAGCATTTTCTGCTGGCACATGCACAAGAAGAGCCGCTCCAAATCTTCCACCAACTGGAAATACAATCGGGGTCGGAGAAAAGATGACTATTGCGAGGCAGGCACCAAGAAAGATAATTCCATCTTGGAAATGACTGAGACCAGCTTCCAGATAGTCTCGCTCAACAATGAGCAGCTCCTCAAGGGAGATTTACGCATTCAGCATATTTACACCCCTAATGGGGGCATTGGCTTCCGAGACTGCCCCCTGGGGAACAACAGCACAGTCTACTGCAAGAACAATGTTCAAGATGCAGACTCGTGTGGCACATGA